From Desulfovibrio inopinatus DSM 10711, the proteins below share one genomic window:
- a CDS encoding tetratricopeptide repeat protein, protein MNARERGDRAKALSLFETIAKFHPDRLDGRLGIAEECRALGRLDESESIYQDVLIENPDHIGALHGLAMNARGRGDRAKALSLFETIAKCHPDRPEGWLGIAEEYRELGRLDESESIYQDILNNTSNHIGALRGLAMNARRRGDRAKALSLFESISKLYPDRLEGRLGIAEEYRELGRLDESDSIYWDILNDNPNYIGALRGLTMNARRRGDRAKALSLFETIAKLHPDRLEGQLGIAEEYRALGRLDKSDSIYRDILKNNPNHIGVLRGLAMNARGQGDRAKALSLFKSITKLYPDRLEGRLGIAEEYRELGRLDESDNIYRDILKNNPNHIGALRGLAMNTRGRGDRAKALSQFEKISELIASRPQVWLDIATELHALGRYSEAIETLKEKEDDFSAIASMYLKMGCIHRERCSHEEALQCFETASQIEPFNLQAMFHVAVEKITLGDVHAAIDEFKRILSQDPSHLRTLIKLGGLAINLRLPEKAMSYFQRAIDAHPHQIEPYLQLAHVHFISGKIEKSMEVLDRATALLGNRPELYLRKVSFLWRNRQFESALALTTEGTALFPDHYGLQKQYILWLIELGQYKKAAHRIAFLSQDTPQKRQDAILLLAQIDHEQWRFPRAKLQYEAILASNSNCHAAHGGLRRIALATMDMESAVYHGRELDRIDIGIQKLKGQLRLNKHNIFGMLVDEYRLQWNSLQRVQAALKLQGDRRLKAIVKVILDEPDATCAAVSLITQLRVLGYFDIQVYGGSHRIPRKIFQYWDKPHPPEDVLRFAKSWKIHNPDYDYQLFDERAARIFLKEHYPANYFKVYLGLKPGAQKADFLRLALLYKYGGIYADIDDMCLKPLDDFIPSDTKLMLWQEPMMSVGNNFIVAVPEHPVIEYALHRAVEAMERGDHETIWLSTGPGLLSRSLAVYFAQNWGDSYPDYLQVKVVPKARLMNHVGIHGFLRYKSTNDSWVIREFSAAKGSFVDL, encoded by the coding sequence ATGAACGCCAGAGAGCGCGGCGACCGGGCAAAAGCCTTGTCTCTTTTTGAGACCATTGCCAAATTCCACCCTGACCGTCTCGATGGCCGATTGGGTATCGCCGAAGAATGCCGTGCACTTGGTCGCCTAGACGAGTCGGAGAGCATCTATCAGGATGTCTTGATAGAGAACCCTGATCATATCGGTGCATTGCACGGTTTAGCAATGAATGCCAGAGGGCGTGGCGACCGGGCAAAAGCCTTGTCTCTTTTTGAGACCATTGCCAAATGCCATCCCGACCGTCCCGAAGGATGGTTGGGCATTGCCGAAGAATATCGTGAGCTTGGTCGACTGGACGAGTCGGAGAGTATCTATCAGGATATCCTGAACAATACTTCAAATCATATTGGTGCATTGCGTGGTTTGGCAATGAATGCCAGAAGGCGCGGCGATCGGGCAAAAGCCTTGTCTCTTTTTGAGAGCATTAGCAAACTCTATCCCGATCGTCTTGAGGGACGACTCGGTATCGCCGAAGAATATCGTGAGCTTGGTCGGCTGGATGAATCGGACAGCATCTATTGGGATATTCTGAATGATAATCCAAATTATATTGGTGCATTGCGCGGTTTAACAATGAATGCCAGAAGGCGCGGCGATCGGGCAAAAGCGTTGTCTCTTTTTGAGACTATTGCCAAACTTCATCCTGACCGACTCGAGGGGCAGTTGGGCATTGCCGAAGAATACCGTGCGCTTGGCCGGCTGGACAAATCGGACAGCATCTATCGGGACATTCTGAAGAATAATCCCAATCATATTGGCGTACTGCGTGGCTTGGCAATGAATGCCAGGGGGCAAGGTGATCGTGCAAAAGCGTTGTCTCTTTTTAAGAGCATTACCAAACTCTATCCTGATCGTCTTGAGGGACGACTCGGTATCGCCGAAGAATACCGTGAGCTTGGTCGGCTGGACGAGTCGGATAACATCTATCGGGACATTCTGAAGAATAATCCCAATCATATTGGCGCATTGCGTGGTTTGGCAATGAATACGAGGGGGCGCGGTGATCGGGCAAAAGCGTTGTCACAATTTGAAAAAATAAGTGAGTTGATTGCATCACGTCCTCAGGTATGGCTTGATATTGCCACTGAATTGCACGCATTGGGGCGATACTCGGAAGCTATTGAAACGTTGAAAGAAAAAGAAGATGACTTTTCTGCAATAGCTTCAATGTATTTGAAAATGGGCTGTATTCATCGGGAAAGGTGTTCTCATGAAGAAGCGTTGCAATGTTTTGAAACTGCATCGCAAATTGAGCCGTTTAACTTGCAGGCGATGTTTCATGTTGCTGTGGAAAAAATTACGCTAGGAGATGTTCACGCCGCTATAGACGAATTTAAAAGAATTTTATCTCAAGATCCAAGTCATCTCCGTACATTAATTAAGTTGGGGGGATTGGCGATAAATTTGCGACTTCCAGAAAAAGCGATGTCCTATTTTCAACGAGCTATCGATGCTCACCCCCATCAAATAGAGCCCTATTTGCAATTGGCTCATGTTCACTTTATCTCGGGGAAGATTGAAAAAAGTATGGAAGTCTTAGACCGTGCTACGGCGCTACTAGGGAATAGACCTGAACTGTACTTGCGAAAAGTATCTTTCTTATGGCGCAATCGTCAATTTGAATCGGCATTAGCTCTCACTACTGAAGGGACTGCTCTCTTTCCTGACCATTATGGGCTGCAAAAGCAGTATATTCTATGGCTCATTGAATTAGGGCAATATAAGAAAGCAGCTCATAGAATTGCATTTTTATCCCAAGATACGCCCCAAAAGAGGCAGGATGCAATATTGCTGTTAGCACAGATCGATCATGAGCAATGGCGTTTTCCTCGTGCAAAACTACAATACGAAGCAATTCTGGCATCGAATTCCAATTGTCATGCCGCTCATGGGGGACTCCGTAGGATTGCCTTAGCCACCATGGATATGGAAAGCGCTGTATACCATGGCCGGGAGTTAGATCGAATTGATATCGGCATTCAAAAGCTGAAAGGTCAACTTCGTTTGAATAAACACAATATATTTGGTATGTTGGTCGATGAATATCGGTTGCAATGGAATTCTCTTCAAAGGGTTCAAGCTGCGTTGAAACTTCAGGGAGATCGGCGTTTAAAAGCAATAGTGAAGGTTATTCTGGATGAACCAGATGCGACGTGTGCCGCAGTATCCCTCATTACGCAGTTAAGGGTGTTAGGCTATTTCGATATACAAGTATACGGAGGCTCCCATAGGATTCCCAGAAAGATTTTCCAATACTGGGACAAACCTCATCCACCTGAGGATGTCTTACGATTTGCTAAAAGCTGGAAAATTCACAATCCAGATTATGATTATCAGCTTTTTGATGAGCGTGCGGCACGAATATTTCTTAAAGAACATTATCCGGCCAACTATTTCAAAGTATATTTGGGCCTGAAGCCGGGAGCGCAAAAAGCAGATTTTTTGAGATTGGCTTTGCTCTATAAATATGGTGGAATTTATGCAGATATTGATGATATGTGCTTGAAACCTCTCGACGATTTTATCCCGTCCGATACAAAGCTCATGTTGTGGCAAGAACCTATGATGAGTGTGGGCAACAATTTCATTGTAGCGGTCCCTGAACACCCGGTTATCGAATACGCCCTTCATCGAGCTGTTGAAGCGATGGAGCGGGGTGATCACGAGACAATATGGCTTTCCACGGGGCCGGGCTTGCTATCTCGATCTCTGGCTGTTTATTTCGCGCAGAACTGGGGGGATTCGTATCCGGACTATCTTCAGGTGAAAGTTGTCCCGAAAGCACGTTTAATGAATCATGTCGGAATACATGGTTTTTTACGATACAAGTCCACGAACGATTCTTGGGTAATCAGAGAGTTTTCAGCTGCAAAAGGGTCTTTTGTAGATTTGTAA
- a CDS encoding AraC family transcriptional regulator: MKKTTEQNYQKRIRRVMNRIADNLDEDLSLASLAETAHLSPYHFHRVFRGMVGESVAAHIRRLRLERAAQQLMYTEKPVTEIAFCARYEAVESFSRAFSDVFGLSPKSYREAGRSEHGMPDTWNTARQTGPNGFVLNHLGESTMNVDIKTLEDRLVACVRHVGPYNECEHAWRTLCDWAGPKGLLNPTTQFIGVGYDDPEVTAPEKIRYDACITVPKGVEPEGKVGVMTLAGGEFAVTLHKGPYSKLAATYAELCGQWIPSSGREMASKPAYEVYLNTPDTTAPEELLTEIYLPLA, translated from the coding sequence ATGAAAAAAACGACCGAGCAGAATTACCAAAAACGAATCCGCCGTGTGATGAATCGAATCGCGGACAATCTTGATGAGGATCTGTCCTTGGCTTCATTGGCCGAAACAGCGCACCTCTCTCCGTACCATTTCCACAGAGTTTTTCGCGGTATGGTCGGAGAATCCGTTGCTGCACATATCCGACGGTTACGCCTGGAGCGTGCGGCGCAACAGCTCATGTACACAGAAAAACCGGTAACAGAAATCGCCTTCTGTGCCCGCTACGAAGCTGTGGAATCATTCTCACGGGCTTTCTCCGATGTTTTTGGCCTGTCTCCAAAAAGTTATCGAGAGGCTGGCCGATCTGAACACGGCATGCCAGACACCTGGAATACAGCCAGACAGACCGGTCCCAATGGATTTGTCCTTAACCACTTGGGAGAGTCAACCATGAATGTCGACATTAAAACACTTGAAGATCGCCTTGTTGCCTGCGTCCGTCATGTCGGACCGTACAACGAATGTGAACATGCCTGGAGAACATTATGCGACTGGGCCGGTCCCAAAGGATTATTGAACCCAACAACCCAATTCATCGGCGTTGGCTACGACGACCCAGAAGTGACCGCTCCGGAAAAAATCCGCTACGACGCTTGTATCACTGTCCCAAAAGGCGTTGAGCCTGAAGGAAAAGTTGGCGTTATGACTCTTGCTGGTGGTGAATTTGCTGTGACACTCCATAAAGGCCCATACTCTAAACTGGCCGCAACCTATGCTGAACTCTGCGGTCAATGGATTCCGAGCTCTGGACGAGAAATGGCGTCGAAACCAGCTTACGAAGTATATCTGAATACTCCTGACACAACTGCACCTGAAGAATTGCTCACCGAAATCTATCTGCCCTTGGCATAA
- a CDS encoding metallophosphoesterase family protein has translation MRTIAHLSDLHFGRVNDRVLASLLDDLETCNPDLIAVSGDLTQRASRKQFEDAKAFLISLAWPMVVVPGNHDVPLLNPVGRFAKPLGRYKHHFSGFPDPYYTDDKMMVVGISTARPIFWRTGSLPPSVKRTSQGLFYDAGPDTMKIVVAHHSFMPPQKRRIPLAFDMAGRMAHLLRNEKPDILLAGHFHKSFHCLAGPDSETGKILVIHAGTAVSNRLRKEQNAFNLVHVEKNRVTVDVRAFNNDIFNSIAINSFVRRGGVWNPE, from the coding sequence ATGCGAACTATCGCCCACTTGTCAGATCTTCACTTTGGACGCGTCAACGATCGGGTCCTCGCTTCGCTTTTGGACGACCTCGAAACATGCAACCCTGATCTTATTGCCGTGTCCGGGGATCTCACACAGCGTGCCAGCCGTAAGCAGTTTGAGGACGCCAAGGCGTTTCTTATAAGTTTGGCATGGCCTATGGTTGTTGTTCCAGGGAATCATGATGTCCCCCTCCTCAATCCGGTTGGTCGTTTTGCCAAACCACTTGGTCGTTACAAACATCATTTTTCCGGCTTCCCGGATCCTTACTATACAGATGACAAAATGATGGTTGTGGGCATTAGTACGGCTCGTCCTATTTTTTGGAGAACGGGCAGCTTGCCGCCGAGTGTCAAGCGCACGAGCCAAGGATTGTTTTATGATGCTGGACCCGATACCATGAAAATCGTCGTCGCCCACCATTCATTTATGCCGCCACAAAAACGACGTATCCCACTCGCCTTTGATATGGCTGGCCGTATGGCACATCTGCTGCGAAATGAAAAACCCGATATTTTGCTGGCCGGACATTTTCACAAAAGTTTCCATTGTCTTGCTGGGCCAGATTCTGAAACAGGGAAGATTCTTGTCATTCACGCCGGGACAGCCGTATCAAATCGTTTGCGTAAGGAACAAAACGCCTTCAATCTTGTTCATGTAGAAAAAAATCGTGTTACCGTGGATGTGCGAGCTTTTAACAATGATATTTTCAATTCGATTGCAATAAATTCATTTGTCCGTCGCGGTGGCGTCTGGAATCCCGAGTAG
- a CDS encoding diacylglycerol kinase — translation MKKRPKREDTPYHPFRKIRVMFNGFQYAVITDFSVAYKLVVSIAVLIFAYRLRSWVDFLLIMVATGMMLMAEVFNTVIEELCDFIEPGYSERIKVIKDTAAAAAGIAIFVWIFTLGYQIWGLVELLL, via the coding sequence ATGAAAAAACGCCCAAAACGTGAGGACACACCGTACCATCCCTTTCGCAAAATTCGTGTCATGTTCAACGGTTTTCAATATGCCGTCATTACCGATTTTAGCGTTGCTTATAAACTCGTCGTCTCTATTGCCGTTCTCATTTTCGCCTATCGTCTTCGATCCTGGGTCGATTTTCTGCTCATTATGGTTGCCACCGGCATGATGCTTATGGCTGAAGTCTTCAATACGGTTATTGAGGAACTCTGTGATTTTATTGAACCGGGGTATAGTGAGCGGATAAAAGTCATTAAAGACACGGCCGCTGCAGCTGCCGGTATTGCCATTTTTGTCTGGATTTTCACGCTCGGCTACCAGATATGGGGACTTGTTGAGCTTTTATTGTAG
- a CDS encoding glycosyltransferase produces the protein MKLLLAPLGLATRTLGPGLRTIALAQNAMSRGHSIAICAPADNNMPPLAGVTHYGAPMPSPLGLPLTLGRRLIPVMGQLGILHKMEVRSFEEVLHLTGALRTNFFERDIEHIRSAIRDFKPDIVYSEFRLPALVAAHLEGIPAVASHSYPTQASYAKNPEFSRRVRERLVKWKLPEIDSILNVFEWAEHRFIASSKELEPISGDCIHHVGPLVYFHKFVEHHTDRSNVVGYMGNSQITPKLLVKNVGTALKDSHLPVFLSAKGMTSASHDHIHVADHFDFTKLLPNGLAYINHGGQNSIMMGLIHAVPQIICPGEIFERRYNAESIVKVGAGVRISPEAFRPDILLRLITRFQNDPSYAANAETVGRWLSNLGGAGRVIDILEEHYD, from the coding sequence ATGAAATTGCTTCTTGCCCCCCTCGGTCTCGCTACGCGAACTCTTGGTCCAGGTTTGCGCACCATCGCTCTTGCACAAAACGCTATGTCTCGAGGACATTCCATCGCTATCTGTGCACCAGCCGACAATAATATGCCCCCTCTTGCCGGAGTGACCCATTATGGTGCTCCCATGCCTTCACCATTGGGGTTGCCGTTAACGCTTGGTCGACGACTTATTCCTGTCATGGGACAACTCGGTATCCTTCACAAAATGGAAGTGCGCAGCTTTGAAGAAGTGCTGCATTTGACCGGCGCACTGCGTACCAATTTTTTTGAACGCGATATCGAACATATCCGAAGCGCTATTCGCGACTTCAAACCCGATATCGTTTACTCCGAGTTCAGACTGCCCGCTCTGGTTGCAGCTCACTTGGAAGGGATTCCGGCGGTTGCTTCACATAGTTATCCAACCCAGGCATCGTACGCAAAAAATCCCGAATTCAGTCGAAGGGTTCGTGAACGCTTGGTGAAATGGAAACTCCCGGAAATTGATTCTATTCTCAATGTCTTCGAATGGGCTGAACACCGATTCATCGCCAGCTCAAAAGAACTCGAACCCATTTCCGGCGATTGCATTCATCATGTCGGTCCGCTTGTCTACTTCCATAAGTTCGTCGAGCACCATACCGACAGGAGCAATGTTGTTGGCTACATGGGCAACAGCCAGATCACTCCAAAACTCCTCGTCAAAAACGTCGGCACAGCGCTTAAAGACAGCCATCTCCCGGTCTTTCTTTCAGCCAAAGGCATGACAAGCGCGTCTCACGACCACATTCACGTTGCCGATCACTTCGATTTCACCAAACTGTTGCCCAATGGTCTCGCCTATATCAATCATGGCGGTCAAAACAGCATAATGATGGGACTTATTCATGCTGTTCCACAAATCATCTGCCCAGGGGAAATCTTTGAACGACGCTATAACGCCGAATCCATCGTCAAAGTCGGTGCCGGCGTGCGCATTTCCCCGGAAGCCTTCCGGCCGGATATCCTCCTCCGCCTCATTACGCGCTTCCAAAACGACCCGTCCTACGCAGCCAATGCCGAAACCGTCGGCCGCTGGCTATCCAATCTTGGTGGGGCCGGTCGAGTCATTGATATTCTTGAAGAACACTATGATTAA
- the nagZ gene encoding beta-N-acetylhexosaminidase, producing MKNQHDFRMWFHPVRLLCIGLFLQLVFSSPQPSLAAPPTAASPSLDTMIGQMVMVGFRGLYISPTDPIAADIKKGRVGGVILFNRDVKRKSNYRNIIRPQQVERLITSLKSLAPTPIFIAVDQEGGRVNRLKKRYGFQTTVSAQSLGELDMPKWTLHTGAVVGHTLARVGFNVDFAPVVDVNVNPQSPAIGAIGRSFSSDPEKTAIHAAAFIQGLHESGVLSCIKHFPGHGSAQNDTHKGITDVSNTWTRDELIPYQYLADHNLIDMVMSAHVVNSHLDPVYPASLSKAIITSLLRETIGFQGVVVSDDLQMGAITKQYSLTETINLAIDAGVDILLFGNNLEYNPDLPSIVADVLKKRVQDGTLSRERIQASYDRIQALKAKLIQLEQTACYPDK from the coding sequence ATGAAAAACCAACACGACTTCCGGATGTGGTTCCATCCTGTCCGACTTCTTTGTATCGGCCTGTTTCTCCAGCTTGTCTTTTCTTCTCCTCAGCCTTCTCTCGCCGCACCACCGACTGCTGCCTCCCCCTCGCTCGATACAATGATCGGACAAATGGTTATGGTTGGCTTTCGAGGGCTTTACATCAGTCCCACTGATCCTATTGCTGCAGACATCAAAAAAGGTCGTGTCGGCGGCGTCATTCTTTTCAACCGCGATGTCAAACGCAAAAGCAACTACCGAAACATCATTCGTCCTCAACAGGTTGAACGACTTATCACCTCGCTCAAATCGTTGGCCCCCACCCCGATCTTCATCGCCGTAGATCAGGAGGGAGGTCGCGTTAATCGACTGAAAAAACGGTATGGGTTCCAGACAACTGTGTCGGCACAATCTCTTGGAGAGCTCGACATGCCCAAGTGGACCCTCCATACCGGTGCCGTTGTCGGGCACACGTTAGCTCGCGTTGGCTTCAATGTTGATTTTGCGCCGGTCGTCGATGTCAATGTCAATCCGCAAAGCCCAGCCATCGGAGCCATTGGACGAAGTTTCTCATCCGACCCGGAAAAAACCGCGATCCATGCAGCAGCGTTTATCCAGGGACTTCACGAGAGCGGTGTTCTTTCATGCATCAAGCATTTTCCCGGACATGGAAGCGCTCAAAATGATACGCACAAAGGGATCACCGATGTCAGCAATACATGGACTCGTGACGAACTCATCCCCTACCAGTATCTTGCCGATCATAATCTCATCGATATGGTCATGTCGGCCCATGTCGTGAATTCACATCTCGATCCCGTCTATCCGGCGTCTTTGTCCAAAGCGATCATCACGTCCCTATTGCGCGAAACAATTGGTTTCCAAGGGGTCGTTGTCAGTGATGATCTCCAAATGGGTGCAATAACCAAACAATACAGCCTGACGGAAACCATCAATCTCGCCATAGATGCCGGTGTTGATATCCTGCTGTTTGGTAACAACCTTGAATATAATCCGGACCTGCCATCAATTGTAGCAGATGTACTGAAAAAGCGAGTTCAAGACGGAACGTTGAGCCGGGAGCGTATCCAGGCGTCCTATGATCGCATCCAAGCTCTCAAAGCCAAGCTGATTCAACTTGAGCAAACGGCATGTTATCCAGATAAATAA
- a CDS encoding HD-GYP domain-containing protein → MPVRVQVKDLKVGMFVVDVGLSWLDHPYLFCQEGPIDASTDIAAIADDGFTEAFVDPERSQGDLSSLQYVIDENIPNQTAQVEPTKPIIQDASLLDQVVALTEEHTFARKIYRDSLNYARTFMMEAQQTGKVDIRQGEELVSDIVNSMMRNTDGLLGLGKLRSHDEYTFTHCINVTIISVGFAKYCRMSEKAMTAIGLAALFHDVGKALVPRSILNKPGKLSNAELTVMREHPLKSLSLLSKNPSISKIVLRAVVEHHEKVNGCGYPYGLRSSQIHAYSKIIALADVYDALTSRRVYKSSMPANQALKIMYELRDNDFNTSDVALFVKFLGIYPVGTLVRLSNGNHAVVCEANHGDTRWPVVIVAFDQQMRTVPKERLDLAKQDITSNPISIVDSIDPRKCGVDPFAVLTN, encoded by the coding sequence ATGCCTGTAAGAGTTCAGGTCAAAGACCTCAAAGTAGGCATGTTTGTTGTTGATGTTGGTTTATCTTGGCTTGATCACCCTTATCTGTTTTGCCAGGAAGGTCCAATTGACGCGAGCACAGATATTGCCGCTATCGCCGATGATGGATTTACGGAAGCATTTGTAGATCCGGAACGCAGCCAAGGTGATTTGTCATCTCTTCAATACGTAATAGATGAAAATATCCCTAATCAAACAGCACAAGTTGAACCGACCAAGCCGATTATACAAGATGCTTCTCTCCTCGACCAAGTTGTTGCGTTGACCGAAGAACACACCTTTGCCCGAAAGATATACCGCGACTCGTTGAACTACGCCCGTACATTCATGATGGAGGCGCAACAGACAGGTAAAGTTGACATACGACAGGGTGAAGAACTTGTCAGCGACATCGTCAACAGTATGATGCGCAATACCGATGGACTTCTCGGCTTGGGGAAACTCCGGTCTCACGACGAATATACATTTACGCATTGCATTAATGTGACCATTATCAGTGTCGGATTTGCCAAATATTGCCGCATGTCGGAAAAAGCCATGACCGCCATTGGCCTGGCTGCATTATTTCACGATGTTGGCAAAGCGCTTGTCCCGCGATCTATCCTGAACAAACCGGGTAAGTTGTCGAATGCCGAACTTACCGTCATGCGAGAGCATCCCCTCAAGAGCCTTTCTTTGCTCTCAAAAAACCCCAGCATTTCCAAAATCGTCTTGCGCGCTGTTGTTGAACATCATGAAAAAGTCAACGGATGTGGCTACCCGTATGGTTTACGCTCATCTCAAATCCACGCATATTCGAAGATTATCGCTCTCGCTGATGTCTATGACGCGTTGACTTCCAGACGCGTTTATAAAAGCTCGATGCCAGCCAACCAGGCTTTGAAGATTATGTACGAATTACGTGACAATGACTTCAACACCTCAGATGTTGCTCTATTCGTGAAGTTTCTTGGTATTTATCCTGTCGGAACACTTGTCCGATTGAGCAATGGGAATCATGCCGTCGTATGCGAAGCCAATCACGGCGATACGCGTTGGCCGGTTGTCATCGTCGCTTTTGATCAGCAAATGCGTACTGTTCCCAAAGAGCGCTTGGATCTTGCCAAGCAAGATATCACGAGCAATCCCATATCGATTGTGGACAGCATAGACCCACGAAAATGCGGAGTAGATCCTTTTGCCGTTTTGACAAACTAA